In Neisseria animalis, a single window of DNA contains:
- a CDS encoding FixH family protein yields MAEQNRAKPWYKQFWPWMLMAGPIFVVLASVSMFFVAKASMTDLVSDDYYKDGKHIEIQLHRDEEAFKRHIKAQVLISPDMNAAKVFVSGNFDTTQPLNLQMMHPAKKADDQTIALKATTPEGSEQMVYEADFKPLAEANHWYVRLEDAAGVWRVENKWFVSQGNAINLTPPDKLLDTPAAAQ; encoded by the coding sequence GTGGCAGAGCAAAACCGTGCCAAACCGTGGTACAAACAATTTTGGCCGTGGATGCTGATGGCCGGCCCGATTTTTGTCGTACTGGCAAGCGTATCGATGTTTTTCGTTGCCAAAGCCAGCATGACCGACTTGGTCAGCGACGATTACTACAAAGACGGCAAGCACATCGAAATCCAACTGCACCGCGATGAAGAAGCATTCAAGCGGCATATCAAAGCCCAAGTTCTGATCAGCCCAGATATGAATGCGGCCAAAGTATTTGTCAGCGGCAATTTTGACACCACCCAGCCGCTCAACCTGCAAATGATGCACCCGGCCAAAAAAGCCGATGACCAAACCATCGCGCTCAAAGCAACCACGCCCGAAGGCAGCGAGCAAATGGTTTACGAAGCCGACTTCAAGCCACTTGCCGAAGCCAATCACTGGTATGTCCGGCTTGAAGACGCCGCAGGCGTATGGAGGGTAGAAAACAAATGGTTTGTCAGCCAAGGCAACGCCATCAACCTAACCCCGCCGGATAAGCTGCTCGACACTCCTGCCGCCGCACAATAA
- a CDS encoding DUF2062 domain-containing protein, whose protein sequence is MQPPRPKRTALRRKLPKREQIFASRWTKPFAPLFDKPYFWTLNRRQAAVSVAVGMFCGLMPGPTQMMSALIAAYFLRTNLPVAAFTTLYTNPITYMPLYYAAYKIGSWLLGTEAADTLSFPDWSDANFFSELWAWLMGAGKPLLIGVPVLGSILAVAGYIAVLLGWRLRTLHHWKKRKESRA, encoded by the coding sequence ATGCAGCCGCCACGCCCCAAACGCACCGCCTTACGCCGCAAACTGCCCAAACGTGAACAAATCTTTGCCTCACGCTGGACAAAGCCGTTTGCCCCATTGTTTGACAAACCGTATTTTTGGACACTCAACCGCCGTCAAGCAGCCGTATCCGTTGCCGTGGGAATGTTTTGCGGCCTGATGCCCGGTCCGACACAAATGATGAGCGCATTGATTGCCGCCTACTTTCTCAGAACCAACCTGCCCGTTGCCGCATTCACCACTCTCTACACCAACCCGATTACTTATATGCCGCTTTACTACGCCGCCTACAAAATCGGCTCATGGCTGTTGGGCACAGAAGCCGCCGACACCCTGTCATTCCCCGACTGGTCGGACGCAAACTTTTTCAGCGAATTATGGGCATGGCTGATGGGCGCAGGCAAACCGCTGCTCATCGGCGTACCCGTATTAGGAAGCATCTTGGCCGTAGCCGGTTATATTGCCGTTTTGCTCGGCTGGCGGCTGCGTACCCTGCACCACTGGAAAAAACGGAAGGAATCCCGTGCCTGA
- a CDS encoding type IV secretion protein Rhs, whose amino-acid sequence MPERWRYLTAAETEAAKHIFADGLDYGKIKIYAGIPYLPPIRTAIAPNGNIYFPRRHCPPDFILAGSTYTMWLIHELTHVWQHQQGFRPWLGGLCLSCTGAYFRRRAYVYPPPEHITDFSRLNMEQQADLIAHYYAARYLPLNAHTPQLPRLQTALAEFLSNPKQKKLLPRYAFA is encoded by the coding sequence GTGCCTGAACGCTGGCGGTATCTGACTGCTGCCGAAACCGAAGCCGCAAAACACATTTTTGCAGACGGCCTCGACTACGGCAAAATCAAAATTTACGCAGGCATACCCTACCTTCCCCCCATCCGTACCGCCATCGCGCCCAACGGCAACATCTATTTCCCGCGCCGCCACTGTCCGCCCGATTTCATACTGGCCGGCAGCACTTACACCATGTGGCTGATACACGAATTAACCCACGTCTGGCAACATCAGCAAGGCTTCCGACCGTGGCTGGGCGGCTTGTGCTTGTCATGTACGGGCGCTTACTTCCGCCGCCGCGCCTACGTCTATCCCCCTCCCGAACACATCACCGATTTCAGCCGTCTGAACATGGAACAGCAAGCAGACCTGATTGCCCACTACTACGCCGCCCGCTACCTGCCGCTCAACGCCCACACACCCCAATTACCCCGTTTGCAGACTGCATTGGCGGAATTTTTAAGCAATCCCAAGCAGAAAAAACTGCTGCCGCGCTATGCTTTCGCCTGA